CGTCGCCGCGAAACCCTTGCCGACCTCCTCGGCCCGGAACAGGACTGCCTCCTCGGCTGAGCGCTGCCGCCTTTGGGCAGCCCGGTACCGGCCTGCGCCCAGTCTGCAGCAGACTGGGCGCGTAGCTCGGGCAGTCAGCAGGGCGTCCAGCTACTTGCGATCGCTCAGCTACTGGACAACCACGTCCACTAGATTCGCAGTATCCGCCAGAACACCTGCTCGCCCGCCCGCAATGGTACGATCGTCTCCTCTCCGGAATGCATACTCTCCGGCACCGTCCAGGTCTCGCGCCGCAACGCTGTCTGATCATGGTTGCAGGGCAGTCCGTAGAAGGCAGGACCATGACGGCTGGCAAACCCCTCCAGCCGATCCAGGGCATTGGCCTGTGCGAAGACCTCGGCATAGAGCTCGATAGCAGCATGCGCGGTGTAGATACCCGCACAACCACAGGCCGACTCCTTGGCCGAGCGCGGATGCGGGGCGCTGTCGGTGCCCAGGAAAAACTGCGGACTACCGCTGATGGCGGCAGCCAACAGGGCCTGCCGGTGCTGCTCCCGTTTGAGAACGGGCAGACAGTAATGATGGGGACGAATACCGCCCTGGAACAGGGCGTTGCGATTCAGCAGCAAATGGTGCGCGGTGATGGTGGCGGCAGTGCGTGGACCCGCAGCTTGCACAAAATCCACCGCAGCGCGGGTCGTGACATGCTCCAGCACCATGCGCAGTCCCGGAAAATCGCGGCGCAGGGACAGCAGATGGCGATCGATGAACGCCGCCTCCCGATCGAAGACATCGACTGCCGGGTCCGTCACCTCGCCATGCATCAGCAAAGGCAGATCCAACTCCTCCATCGCGGCAAGGACGGCATTCACCCGGCGTAGGTCGCGCACGCCATTTTCCGAATTTGTCGTGGCGCCGGCGGGGTAATATTTGACCGCGTGCACGATACCGCTTGCCTTTGCCGCCCGTATCTCCTCGACTGTAGTCGCCTCCGTCAGATAGAGGGTCATCAGCGGCGTGAAGGCCATCCCCTCCGGCAAGGCTGCCAGGATCCGCTGGCGATAGGCTTGGGCGGCAGCAACCGTGGTGACCGGGGCTTTCAGGTTGGGCATGACGATGGCGCGGCCAAAGCGCGCGGCAGTGTCTGGCAAGACAGTCCGCAGCATGATCCCATCCCGTAGATGCAGATGCCAGTCATCCGGCCGCAGGATGCGGATTTCCTCTATTTCTGTCGATTTCATCCCGGCAATCTCCCTCTACGCTGCAGCCCACCAAGAGTAGCATTGGTCGTCATGCTCGCCTATGCGCAGTTTGTGTCCAACGCCTAGGGCACACGGTGGCCCGCTCCATAGTGAGGTCGCCTGGGGGATCGACCCGGCAACCGTCACCTCCGCTGAGCGCAGCGAGTATCTTCGCGTTACGCCGCAAAGCATTCGCTCAGCCGCCGCCTTCGCTCCATATCTCGGCTTGGGCACGGCTGACCGCTGGCGTTTGTACCCGGCAGAAATCCTTTTCGCCCAAGGGCATGGGTACCTTGAAGAAGGCTCCGGCCTCCAGGGCCTGAGGGCTTGCCAACTGATTGATTTGCATCAGATAGCGGCTGGTACTGTGGTAGCGCAGGGCGAGCTCGTGCAGGTCGGAGCCGGCGGGTACGCGAATCTCCAGAAATTTGCCACCAGTATTGCAGCGCGGCGGCACATCCAGGGTGCGTAGGGCACGGCGCATGGTATAGCGAAAGACCGGTGCCGCCTCGATGCCGCCGAAGTTCCAGGCGAAGTGGCTGCCCCGCAGATTGACCGCCATGACCAAATCGGGACGCGGGCCCGGCGCAAAGCCGACAAAGGTGGCATTGGTGCGATGATGATAAAAACCGTCCTCGCCATTGGCCATATTAGCGGTGCCGGTTTTGCCGCCCACGGCATAGCCGGGGATGGCGGCGAGGATCCCCGTGCCCCCGGGGCGGGCGACGGACTGCAGCCAGCGACGCAAGTCGTCGGCGACCCAGGCCGGCATCACCCGATGGCGATGCACGCCAGCCCCGGCAAAGAGGGTCGGGCGTACATACCAGCCGCCATTGGCAATACTCGCGTAAGCGGCGGCCAATTGCAGCGTCGTCACCGAAACCCCATAGCCGATCGAGATGGTGGCATGACGAGCAATACCCCAGCTCTGCCAGGGCGGCAGCACCCCCGCCGTTTCTCCAGGCAGGCCAAGAGGCGGAATG
This sequence is a window from Acidithiobacillus sp. AMEEHan. Protein-coding genes within it:
- the pyrC gene encoding dihydroorotase, whose protein sequence is MKSTEIEEIRILRPDDWHLHLRDGIMLRTVLPDTAARFGRAIVMPNLKAPVTTVAAAQAYRQRILAALPEGMAFTPLMTLYLTEATTVEEIRAAKASGIVHAVKYYPAGATTNSENGVRDLRRVNAVLAAMEELDLPLLMHGEVTDPAVDVFDREAAFIDRHLLSLRRDFPGLRMVLEHVTTRAAVDFVQAAGPRTAATITAHHLLLNRNALFQGGIRPHHYCLPVLKREQHRQALLAAAISGSPQFFLGTDSAPHPRSAKESACGCAGIYTAHAAIELYAEVFAQANALDRLEGFASRHGPAFYGLPCNHDQTALRRETWTVPESMHSGEETIVPLRAGEQVFWRILRI